In the genome of Hemiscyllium ocellatum isolate sHemOce1 chromosome 12, sHemOce1.pat.X.cur, whole genome shotgun sequence, one region contains:
- the tpt1 gene encoding translationally-controlled tumor protein homolog, whose protein sequence is MRRSIYKAGQRVGSPFLTGCSLVGAGLSPADAIIDMKLYKCAVSGDEMFSDIYKIKEGARGIVYEVEGKVISRTEGSIDDTLIGGNASQECPTEQAETSTVSGVDIVLNHNLKEISLAKADYRTHIKGYMKQLRDRVQERNPDEVKTFTENAQKVISEILNNFVDYQLFLGESMNCDGMIGLLNYREDGITPYMLFFKDGLEIEKC, encoded by the exons ATGCGACGCAGCATATATAAAGCCGGCCAGCGAGTAGGCTCGCCCTTTCTAACGGGTTGCAGTTTAGTTGGTGCTGGGCTGTCGCCGGCCGACGCCATTATCGACATGAAGCTTTACAAGTGCGCCGTCTCCG GCGACGAGATGTTCTCCGACATCTACAAGATCAAGGAAGGCGCCAGGGGCATCGTATACGAGGTGGAGGGGAAG GTCATTTCCAGAACTGAAGGCTCAATTGATGACACTTTAATTGGTGGCAATGCTTCCCAAGAATGTCCTACTGAACAGGCTGAAACTAGTACTGTCAGTGGTGTTGACATTGTTTTAAATCACAATCTTAAAGAAATCAGCCTTGCAAAAGCTGACTATCGAACACATATAAAGGGATACATGAAACA ACTGAGAGACAGAGTACAGGAGCGAAACCCGGATGAAGTGAAGACTTTTACAGAAAATGCCCAGAAAGTTATTTCAGAGATTCTAAACAATTTTGTAGACTATCAG CTTTTTCTAGGTGAAAGCATGAACTGTGATGGCATGATTGGACTGTTAAACTATCGTGAAGATGGTATTACTCCGTACATGCTTTTCTTCAAGGATGGTTTGGAAATTGAAAAATGC